The following are encoded together in the Zingiber officinale cultivar Zhangliang chromosome 8A, Zo_v1.1, whole genome shotgun sequence genome:
- the LOC122011321 gene encoding pentatricopeptide repeat-containing protein At3g61520, mitochondrial-like, with product MVEIWALDECGGVKVTEGAQMTPTGISDNEGVRSEDIEGKNATAPCSGASKATSTRSGEERGLLSGARIADVAEWDEPSPRHLLQRINGSSEAAESEGTETGARGSRLSRGVAKRKMKRRCLAKSPCFRLTALPRSHASPSSTTAATTDVDCDGGVGTRSYLMHLLTDKPSHNASLGYLNYQLRSLLGSASPGRLSTALSILRGMLSPDSTSPPDAATGPIVFSGLAKHSHPLNDESLSILVKMTKMGFFPPDAFVFTQLISKLCRSGATSGAWDFFHAVKDAGGSIEAPVCDALFTGLAAIRDFPRMNLLFSELKGLGVRPDVATFGILINHLCKSGRLDDALNVLDAMSSPDSEVTPSTIIFNTLIDGLCKAGRIQDGLSLFDRMKSNHACDPDSATYTILIDAFCKAAELDKAYELLTRMEKERVAVDVFTLTAFVNGMCKHGMIGSALDFFRKKKVKWPEVKGNAITYNILIGAFLHSNKVGRAMALFAEMIKEGVSPDSTIYSTLIWGLTQVGKLDDAYSNVLLMRKNGFRIGIKSYNILISGFCKKKRLDKAFEIYDEMVDDGCKPDVVTYGTLINGYCKAGELDQAMKIFRSMEMSVVPANTVIYTILIDSYCKNHKVDDAVDLFNEMQKQDILPDVKIYTSIFKGFKDHNMSHKAFELMDKMNLQGCKPNNVTMNVLTGWLTAIGEAERLRLFVHRMRASDIDSSNPDVS from the exons ATGGTGGAGATCTGGGCTCTCGACGAGTGCGGTGGTGTGAAAGTGACCGAGGGCGCACAAATGACCCCCACAGGTATCTCGGACAACGAGGGTGTCCGCTCGGAGGACATCGAAGGCAAGAATGCGACAGCTCCATGTTCAGGAGCAAGCAAAGCCACCTCTACTCGTTCGGGGGAGGAGCGTGGACTGTTGAGCGGAGCGCGCATAGCAGATGTTGCCGAATGGGATGAACCCTCCCCGCGACACCTCTTGCAGCGTATTAACGGCTCCTCTGAAGCGGCCGAATCCGAGGGCACCGAGACAGGTGCTAGGGGCAGTCGTTTG TCGCGCGGAGTGGCTAAACGGAAGATGAAGAGACGATGCTTGGCGAAGAGTCCGTGTTTTCGTTTGACGGCTCTCCCCCGCAGCCACGCCTCCCCCTCTTCCACCACTGCCGCTACCACCGACGTCGATTGCGATGGTGGCGTAGGCACCCGGAGCTACTTGATGCACCTCTTAACTGATAAACCCTCCCACAATGCCTCACTTGGCTACCTTAACTACCAGCTCCGCTCCCTGCTCGGCTCCGCCTCTCCCGGTCGCCTCTCCACCGCCTTGTCGATTCTCCGAGGCATGCTTTCCCCTGACTCCACTTCCCCGCCTGACGCCGCCACTGGGCCGATCGTTTTCTCCGGCCTGGCCAAGCATAGCCATCCCCTGAACGACGAGTCCCTCTCCATCCTCGTCAAGATGACCAAGATGGGATTTTTTCCGCCCGACGCCTTCGTGTTCACTCAGCTCATCAGCAAGCTGTGCCGCAGCGGCGCCACCTCCGGGGCCTGGGATTTCTTCCACGCCGTAAAGGATGCTGGCGGCTCCATCGAGGCCCCTGTGTGCGACGCCCTCTTCACTGGCCTCGCTGCAATTCGAGACTTCCCAAGGATGAATCTTCTGTTTTCGGAGCTGAAGGGCTTGGGCGTGCGCCCCGACGTAGCCACCTTCGGTATACTCATCAATCACCTCTGCAAATCAGGTCGCCTCGACGATGCACTGAATGTGCTTGACGCAATGTCAAGCCCAGATTCAGAGGTCACCCCTAGCACAATCATTTTTAACACTCTCATCGATGGGCTCTGCAAGGCAGGAAGGATTCAGGATGGTCTCTCCTTGTTTGATAGGATGAAATCAAACCATGCTTGTGATCCTGACAGTGCGACTTACACCATCTTGATTGATGCCTTCTGCAAGGCTGCAGAGTTAGACAAAGCTTATGAATTGCTTACCAGGATGGAGAAGGAAAGGGTTGCCGTCGATGTGTTTACGCTGACCGCCTTTGTAAATGGAATGTGCAAACATGGGATGATCGGAAGTGCCCTAGatttttttcgaaagaaaaaggtcaagtgGCCGGAAGTTAAAGGCAATGCTATCACCTATAACATCCTGATTGGTGCTTTTCTTCATTCCAACAAAGTAGGAAGGGCGATGGCATTGTTTGCTGAGATGATCAAGGAAGGAGTTTCCCCTGATTCAACAATATACTCCACTCTCATCTGGGGGTTGACTCAAGTTGGTAAATTGGATGATGCTTATTCGAATGTGTTGTTGATGAGAAAGAATGGTTTTCGAATAGGCATAAAGAGCTATAACATTTTGATCAGTGGGTTTTGCAAGAAGAAGAGGTTGGATAAGGCATTCGAGATATACGACGAAATGGTGGATGATGGATGCAAACCTGATGTTGTCACTTATGGAACTCTGATCAACGGTTACTGCAAGGCTGGTGAACTTGACCAGGCCATGAAGATCTTCAGGAGCATGGAAATGTCAGTGGTGCCAGCTAACACTGTTATTTATACCATCCTCATTGATTCTTATTGTAAGAATCACAAAGTTGATGACGCGGTAGACCTCTTCAATGAGATGCAGAAACAAGATATATTGCCCGACGTCAAGATCTACACCTCCATTTTCAAGGGTTTTAAGGACCATAACATGTCTCACAAAGCCTTCGAGCTTATGGACAAGATGAATTTGCAGGGATGCAAACCAAACAATGTGACAATGAATGTTCTTACAGGATGGTTAACTGCGATCGGTGAAGCGGAGAGACTGAGACTATTTGTGCATCGGATGAGAGCTTCTGATATCGACTCGAGCAATCCTGATGTTTCATAA